Below is a genomic region from Catenuloplanes atrovinosus.
GGCGCGGCAGGGCCACGACGTGCGCGTCTACACCCGCCGCGACGACCCGGACGTGCCGGAGACGGTGACGGTACGCGGCTTCGAGGTGGTGCACGTGCCGGCCGGGCCCCCGGCCGTGCTGCCCAAGGACGACCTGCTGCCGCACATGGCCGCGTTCGCCGAGTGGATGGCCGCGGACTGGCGGGCCACCGGCATGCCGGACGTGGCGCACGCGCACTTCTGGATGAGCGGGCTGGCCGCGGTCACCGCCGGGCGCGCCTGCGACGTGCCGGTGGTGCAGACCTACCACGCGCTCGGCGCGGTCAAGCGGCGCCACCAGGGCACGGCGGACACCAGCCCGGAGCACCGCACGTCGTACGAGCGGCAGCTCGGCCGCGTCGTCGACCGCGTGATCGTGCAGTGTCACGACGAGGAGCGCGAGCTGACCGGCATGGGCGTGCCCCGGGAGCGGATGACGCTCGTACCGTCCGGAGTGGACCTGGATCTCTTCCGCCCGGACGGCCCGGCCGCGCCGCGCGGTGGGCGCCCCCGCATCCTCACGGTCGGCCGGCTGGTCGAGCGCAAGGGCTACGCCGAGCTGATCCGTGCGCTGGCCGGCGTGCCGGACGCGGAGCTGGTCGTGGTCGGCGGCCCACCGGCGGAGCAACTGGCGGACGACCCGTACGCGCGGCGGCTGCGCGACCTGGCCCGCGAGTGTGGCGTCGGGCACCGGGTCAC
It encodes:
- a CDS encoding glycosyltransferase, with product MRIAMISEHASPLAALGGVDAGGQNAHVAALAAELARQGHDVRVYTRRDDPDVPETVTVRGFEVVHVPAGPPAVLPKDDLLPHMAAFAEWMAADWRATGMPDVAHAHFWMSGLAAVTAGRACDVPVVQTYHALGAVKRRHQGTADTSPEHRTSYERQLGRVVDRVIVQCHDEERELTGMGVPRERMTLVPSGVDLDLFRPDGPAAPRGGRPRILTVGRLVERKGYAELIRALAGVPDAELVVVGGPPAEQLADDPYARRLRDLARECGVGHRVTFTGAVGVADMPRWYRSADVLAATPWYEPFGLTPLEAMACGVPVVATAVGGLTDTVVDGVTGELVPPRDPKALAAVLRRLLTDDVRRVSYGAAALDRARLVYGWPTIAGRLADVYAETAHAFADTTDVREAVA